A single region of the Streptomyces caelestis genome encodes:
- a CDS encoding substrate-binding domain-containing protein — MRRHHRSAALTTAALVGALLAAGCSSGSGGKQSETGGTDAAAGKATTPRMTVALVTHAAPGDTFWDLIRKGAQAAAAKDNIKLVYSSDPVAGNQANLVQNAIDQKVDGIALTAAKPDAMKAVVAKAKAAGIPVVGFNSGLDNWRELGMLEYFGQDENIAGQAFGERLNQQGAKHAVCVIQEQGQVALEARCAGLKKGFKGTTENLYVNGTDMPSVKSTLTAKLQKESTIDRVVTLGAPIAMTAVQSVKDAGSKAEVATFDLNKDLVGAIQGGDIQFAVDQQPYLQGYLAVDALWLYRTNGNVSGGGTAPVLTGPAFVTKDNVDSVAEFAKKGTR; from the coding sequence ACCACCGCCGCCCTCGTGGGCGCGCTGCTCGCCGCCGGCTGCTCCAGCGGCTCCGGCGGGAAGCAGTCCGAGACCGGCGGCACCGACGCCGCCGCGGGCAAGGCCACCACGCCTCGGATGACCGTCGCCCTGGTCACCCACGCGGCGCCCGGCGACACCTTCTGGGACCTGATCCGCAAGGGCGCCCAGGCCGCCGCCGCGAAGGACAACATCAAGCTCGTCTACTCCAGCGACCCGGTCGCCGGAAACCAGGCCAACCTCGTGCAGAACGCCATCGACCAGAAGGTCGACGGCATCGCGCTCACCGCCGCCAAGCCCGATGCCATGAAGGCGGTGGTGGCCAAGGCCAAGGCGGCCGGCATCCCCGTCGTCGGTTTCAACTCCGGCCTGGACAACTGGCGGGAACTCGGCATGCTCGAGTACTTCGGCCAGGACGAGAACATCGCCGGCCAGGCCTTCGGCGAGCGCCTCAACCAGCAGGGCGCCAAGCACGCCGTCTGCGTGATCCAGGAGCAGGGCCAGGTCGCGCTGGAGGCACGCTGCGCCGGTCTGAAGAAGGGCTTCAAGGGCACGACGGAGAACCTGTACGTCAACGGCACCGACATGCCCTCCGTGAAGTCGACGCTGACGGCCAAGCTCCAGAAGGAGTCCACCATCGACCGGGTGGTCACACTGGGCGCCCCGATCGCCATGACCGCCGTGCAGTCGGTCAAGGACGCGGGCAGCAAGGCCGAGGTCGCCACCTTCGACCTCAACAAGGACCTCGTCGGGGCCATCCAGGGCGGCGACATCCAGTTCGCCGTCGACCAGCAGCCCTACCTCCAGGGCTACCTCGCCGTCGACGCGCTGTGGCTCTACAGGACGAACGGCAACGTCAGCGGCGGCGGCACCGCTCCCGTGCTCACCGGGCCGGCCTTCGTCACCAAGGACAACGTCGACAGCGTCGCGGAGTTCGCGAAGAAGGGGACGCGCTGA